The proteins below come from a single Salvelinus fontinalis isolate EN_2023a chromosome 1, ASM2944872v1, whole genome shotgun sequence genomic window:
- the h3f3d gene encoding H3 histone, family 3D, with amino-acid sequence MARTKQTARKSTGGKAPRKQLATKAARKSAPSTGGVKKPHRYRPGTVALREIRRYQKSTELLIRKLPFQRLVREIAQDFKTDLRFQSAAIGALQATSEAYLVGLFEDTNLCAIHAKRVTIMPKDIQLARRIRGERA; translated from the exons ATGGCACGTACTAAGCAGACCGCCCGTAAATCCACTGGCGGAAAAGCGCCCAGGAAACAGCTGGCCACCAAGGCTGCAAGGAAAAGCGCACCATCTACTGGAGGTGTGAAGAAGCCTCACAGATACAG GCCGGGTACAGTGGCTCTGAGAGAAATCCGTAGGTACCAGAAATCCACTGAGCTGCTGATCAGGAAGCTGCCCTTCCAGCGTCTGGTCCGTGAAATTGCCCAGGACTTCAAGACTGACCTCCGCTTCCAGAGTGCAGCCATTGGCGCTCTGCAGGCAA CCAGTGAAGCATACCTTGTTGGCCTGTTTGAGGACACCAACCTGTGTGCCATCCATGCCAAGAGGGTCACCATCATGCCCAAAGACATTCAGCTGGCCAGGCGAATCCGAGGCGAGCGTGCATAA
- the LOC129856119 gene encoding ubiquinol-cytochrome-c reductase complex assembly factor 4 yields MSRIGRVLSSLSHYSLCRGIVIDGIKTKLRLNHVRTLCLTSHCLAKSKEPADEDDEEFSQPIKFSSSKASHKTWNVDQSLGSKYQRPWWKVLPISLLGVSFLLWCALRGETVIDEQLEKNLYEQLPGLLSDEEQSKSS; encoded by the exons ATGTCGAGAATAGGACGTGTTTTATCTAGTTTGTCACACTATTCTTTGTGTCGTGGGATTGTGATTGATGGTATAAAGACAAAGCTGAG ATTGAACCATGTACGGACCCTCTGCTTGACCTCCCATTGCCTGGCTAAGTCAAAGGAACCAGCAGATGAGGATGACGAGGAGTTTAGTCAACCCATCAAGTTCTCTAGCAGTAAAGCCAGTCACAAGACTTGGAATGTAGACCAGTCCCTGGGAAGCAAGTATCAGCGGCCATGGTGGAAAGTCCTCCCCATCAGTCTCTTAGGGGTGAGCTTCTTGCTGTGGTGCGCACTGAGGGGCGAGACGGTTATTGATGAACAGCTTGAGAAGAATCTCTATGAACAGTTGCCTGGCTTACTCTCAGATGAAGAACAAAGCAAATCTAGCTAA